One genomic window of Polyangiaceae bacterium includes the following:
- a CDS encoding IPT/TIG domain-containing protein → MKRFRLSRPLTMAFILSVPLAALSSGCSDDSSTTTGTTNPTGSGGNGGTGGSGGDGGSGGAMGGSGGAGGQEVKRGPVSFTTSPVLTARVGDLYTYAATAEQEMAQPGDVITYSLAKAPSGLTVAANGELTWTPATGQEGPHDVSLVATGPDGQSATQDFSIDVAADVGIVHVWPAAGSAAGNESVKIGGYGFVGNVDVFFGDIPAGNITVVSDTEIDVTTPPAIAKTRIVTVTIDGMPLATFSPGFTHLPLVTSTDVSSAKLSSTLKVQGFGFDTVATDPDVLAIPGRSGTRRKIVTSSVSPSELSFSLGIGNSESTITTGAFAVEINGLRSNHWPLTITDATIAAEPSVTSSDGPHAPGESIVLGGAGFGTNAAQIMVTFAGSAAPVAASNVDATGTQITVPIPADAVTGPVSVSVAGGAAKRSYVAASITGTTPILTVLDATPAGGAPGSALVLRGVGFSTDPAGNLVTFDGVEAKILSAEANRLVVEVPAVAFGPADVVVDSGGQSTSAGVFGVVGDYEILAGGGPEETDIGDGGDPKLATIASGYVATDAQNNYYLTDGTRLRAINTGNASITLFGKTIMPNTIQTIAQAATNLGAVAIHPVSQDAYFATSTQILRASRIDGSITVVTGKTTAGNSGTTITSASFDSITDLQFAAGGQLLLVADNNNGLVRVVNLTTQQIDLWGLSIGADAVLQVLNLGGPMNPIGIAVDAEGSIYASAFNQIRKVPFDRLPLGAPGYAEFVVVAGNAGSTSLPAEGCPAISTSLGVNNGIVIDPVRGDAYIGSRHALVRRMSRVGGSSPTTLDADDCIDFVAGNWEMGKPIPNAGYAGDGGSAKAATLALFSRPFVDRKGDLLIPAEGRLRRVSFDVDGNPLVIDAVAGVGPANIDNLPGKALRNVGILSSVRVDGANNRYLFTDGARLLGLDRTTGLLDVLAGTGHLGNTMGMNGMATASDLASARGFEFTSGSVYMLEAVLPRISRIDLGLGTLDVVAGDGVIATLAEQQVAGPANTSRVAINTGGPKVVVGPSGGLYFADQNLLRVVNPTNQAIDTFGVTIAPGEIDDIPVAGLGGNLSGLAFDANGDLYIASYDTNRISRLRSAAPYMREDVVLGDGQRYGHAASGLVSSLQINRPVDLAFTPNGHLLIANDFGNTILAVEPDANGVITGSSRFAHVFGSGAPGRIGAGYTSLSTTPRGARSVTVDGQRMVIIVGDRLISVVMP, encoded by the coding sequence ATGAAACGTTTTCGCTTGTCTCGCCCGCTCACGATGGCCTTCATCTTGAGCGTCCCGCTCGCTGCACTGTCGAGCGGCTGCTCCGATGATTCGTCCACCACGACGGGCACGACGAACCCCACGGGCAGCGGCGGAAACGGTGGCACGGGCGGCTCTGGAGGCGACGGCGGCTCCGGCGGGGCCATGGGCGGCTCTGGCGGCGCGGGCGGCCAAGAGGTCAAGCGAGGCCCCGTTTCGTTTACGACCTCCCCCGTGCTCACCGCTCGCGTCGGCGACCTTTATACCTACGCCGCAACGGCAGAGCAAGAAATGGCCCAGCCCGGCGACGTCATCACGTATTCGCTCGCCAAAGCGCCAAGTGGCCTGACCGTCGCAGCAAACGGCGAATTGACGTGGACACCCGCGACCGGGCAAGAAGGCCCGCACGACGTGTCGCTCGTGGCCACGGGACCCGATGGTCAATCGGCAACACAAGATTTTTCAATCGATGTCGCGGCCGACGTCGGCATCGTCCACGTTTGGCCCGCCGCAGGGAGCGCCGCCGGCAACGAGTCCGTCAAGATCGGCGGATACGGATTCGTCGGAAACGTCGACGTGTTTTTCGGCGATATCCCTGCGGGAAACATCACCGTCGTCAGCGACACCGAAATCGATGTGACGACACCGCCCGCCATTGCCAAGACCCGCATCGTCACCGTCACCATCGATGGCATGCCGCTCGCCACGTTTTCCCCCGGATTCACCCATCTGCCCCTCGTCACGTCCACCGACGTTTCGTCCGCCAAACTCTCCTCGACGCTCAAGGTGCAAGGTTTTGGCTTCGATACCGTCGCCACCGATCCCGATGTGCTCGCCATCCCCGGCCGCTCCGGCACGCGCCGCAAGATCGTCACGAGCAGCGTGTCCCCAAGCGAGCTATCGTTTTCCCTCGGTATTGGCAATTCCGAATCCACCATCACCACCGGCGCATTCGCAGTCGAAATCAATGGCTTGCGCTCGAACCATTGGCCGCTCACCATCACCGACGCCACGATTGCCGCCGAGCCCAGCGTCACCAGCTCCGATGGTCCCCACGCGCCCGGTGAATCCATCGTGCTCGGCGGCGCCGGCTTTGGCACCAATGCGGCGCAAATCATGGTCACCTTCGCCGGCTCGGCGGCTCCCGTTGCAGCCTCGAACGTCGATGCCACCGGCACGCAAATCACCGTCCCCATTCCCGCTGATGCCGTGACCGGTCCCGTCTCGGTCAGCGTTGCCGGCGGCGCGGCCAAACGCAGCTATGTCGCCGCTTCGATCACCGGCACCACACCCATACTCACCGTGCTCGATGCAACCCCCGCAGGCGGCGCCCCCGGCAGCGCGCTCGTCCTTCGCGGCGTCGGGTTTTCCACCGATCCGGCCGGAAACCTCGTCACCTTCGACGGCGTCGAAGCAAAAATACTTTCGGCCGAAGCCAATCGATTGGTCGTCGAGGTCCCGGCCGTCGCATTCGGCCCCGCCGATGTCGTCGTCGATAGCGGTGGACAATCGACGAGCGCCGGCGTTTTCGGCGTCGTTGGCGATTACGAAATTCTCGCGGGCGGCGGCCCCGAAGAAACCGACATCGGCGACGGCGGCGACCCGAAGCTCGCCACGATTGCGTCCGGATACGTCGCGACCGATGCGCAAAACAATTACTACCTCACCGATGGCACTCGCCTGCGCGCCATCAACACCGGCAATGCTTCCATTACGTTGTTCGGCAAGACCATCATGCCGAACACCATCCAAACCATCGCGCAAGCTGCGACCAACCTCGGCGCGGTCGCCATTCACCCCGTTTCGCAAGACGCATATTTCGCGACGAGCACGCAGATCCTTCGAGCATCACGCATTGACGGGTCCATCACCGTCGTGACCGGAAAAACCACGGCCGGCAATTCGGGCACCACCATCACCAGCGCTTCGTTCGACAGCATTACCGATTTACAGTTCGCCGCCGGTGGCCAGCTCTTGCTCGTCGCGGACAACAACAACGGCCTCGTTCGAGTCGTCAATCTCACGACGCAACAAATCGACCTTTGGGGCTTGTCGATTGGCGCAGACGCGGTCTTGCAGGTGCTCAATCTGGGCGGTCCCATGAACCCCATCGGCATTGCGGTCGATGCGGAAGGCAGCATTTATGCATCCGCATTCAATCAAATTCGCAAGGTTCCTTTCGACAGGTTGCCCCTGGGCGCGCCGGGATATGCCGAATTCGTCGTGGTCGCCGGAAATGCCGGATCGACGAGCTTGCCTGCGGAAGGTTGCCCCGCGATATCGACGAGCCTGGGTGTCAACAATGGCATCGTGATCGATCCGGTGCGGGGAGACGCCTACATCGGTAGCCGTCATGCGCTCGTTCGCCGAATGAGCAGGGTAGGGGGCAGCTCGCCGACGACGCTCGACGCCGACGATTGCATCGATTTCGTGGCGGGAAATTGGGAAATGGGCAAACCGATTCCAAATGCTGGATATGCGGGCGACGGCGGCTCGGCCAAAGCTGCTACGCTCGCGCTTTTCTCGCGTCCCTTCGTGGATCGCAAAGGTGACCTGCTCATTCCTGCCGAAGGTCGTTTGCGCCGCGTGAGCTTCGATGTCGACGGCAATCCGCTCGTCATCGATGCCGTGGCTGGTGTTGGTCCGGCGAACATCGACAATTTGCCCGGCAAGGCGCTGCGTAATGTGGGCATTCTGAGCAGCGTTCGAGTCGATGGGGCGAACAACCGGTATCTCTTCACGGACGGCGCACGCCTTTTGGGTCTCGATCGAACGACCGGACTGCTCGACGTGCTCGCGGGCACGGGCCATTTGGGCAACACCATGGGAATGAACGGCATGGCGACAGCGTCGGACCTTGCGAGCGCGCGGGGTTTCGAATTCACGAGCGGATCGGTGTATATGCTGGAAGCGGTGCTTCCGCGCATATCGAGGATCGACTTGGGGCTCGGGACGCTCGATGTCGTCGCGGGCGACGGCGTGATTGCGACGCTGGCGGAGCAGCAGGTTGCAGGTCCGGCCAATACGTCGCGCGTGGCGATCAACACGGGTGGACCGAAGGTGGTCGTGGGTCCGAGCGGCGGGCTTTATTTTGCCGATCAGAACCTATTGCGTGTCGTCAATCCGACGAACCAGGCCATCGATACGTTTGGCGTGACGATCGCGCCAGGCGAGATCGACGACATTCCGGTGGCCGGTCTTGGAGGCAACTTGAGCGGCCTTGCATTCGATGCCAATGGCGACCTTTACATTGCATCGTACGACACGAATCGAATAAGCCGCCTGCGCAGCGCGGCGCCGTACATGCGCGAGGATGTCGTATTGGGTGATGGCCAGCGTTATGGTCATGCAGCGTCGGGGCTCGTTTCGTCGTTGCAAATCAACAGGCCGGTGGACCTTGCATTCACGCCGAACGGGCATTTATTGATTGCCAACGACTTCGGCAATACCATCCTTGCCGTCGAGCCCGATGCGAATGGTGTGATCACCGGATCGAGTCGGTTTGCCCATGTATTCGGCAGCGGTGCACCGGGCAGGATCGGCGCGGGTTACACGTCGCTTTCGACGACGCCTCGAGGTGCGCGGAGTGTCACGGTGGATGGCCAGCGTATGGTCATCATCGTGGGTGATCGCTTGATTTCCGTCGTCATGCCTTGA
- a CDS encoding CBS domain-containing protein — translation MKVREMMTTPVTTLEPNDNLAFAEELMTVERVRHLPVVDGDVLVGLLSHRDILAAAIPSTSDPSTEQDVAAKRKVRVDDVMRHDVETIGPDDDAVKAADILLAQKVGSLPVIDERRHLMGIVTESDFVSIAREALATGIVVPRTPVVMTKVTAKR, via the coding sequence GTGAAGGTGCGAGAAATGATGACCACGCCCGTAACGACGCTCGAACCAAACGACAACTTGGCATTCGCCGAAGAGCTGATGACCGTGGAGCGAGTTCGTCACTTGCCCGTCGTGGATGGAGACGTGCTCGTGGGCCTTCTTTCCCATCGTGACATTCTCGCGGCCGCGATTCCGTCGACGAGCGACCCATCGACGGAGCAAGACGTCGCGGCCAAGCGCAAAGTGCGCGTCGACGATGTCATGCGCCACGATGTGGAAACGATCGGCCCCGACGACGACGCGGTGAAAGCAGCAGACATTCTGCTCGCTCAAAAGGTCGGATCGCTCCCGGTCATCGACGAGCGACGTCACCTGATGGGCATCGTGACCGAATCGGACTTCGTGTCGATCGCACGCGAAGCGCTCGCAACGGGCATCGTCGTGCCGCGAACTCCGGTGGTGATGACCAAGGTCACGGCGAAACGCTGA
- a CDS encoding carboxypeptidase regulatory-like domain-containing protein → MFRIPLDSRIRSLSLTAAFATLLAASAAEAKVPTTSFSGTIRDPRGALLMDAVVHVEYTYRSDLPSYSPATPGPWISYEVRVFDVPKTGENYTAYAVLPGYEMVEEPGFNLQPGQHLGKVDLRMASVDPVVSVSGRVLDPHGIPVSNAPVELRYVYRTDLPNADVAYTDANGYYAMTVYDVPVTGENYAVQIDGAGCSGSTPMLNLQRGYDETEIDVAVDGQCGADFYDPFDGTDWSPWLPGGAQGTNISWTRTGTAVEAYTTGSNFSPSFIYLPEQGQRVNFTVETDILGEGPYCHSWFTRSGGILFGYVQGSTSGYWRLHLNGACNQAGTNETRMKLDCVGTVPGCVSAQSAAPVTNYWRENNQPEQYHRLEVVVSKEVSANGCTETNPCSRIQGYWSDEATPRIDVYTAPGVVVQERQVGIIRSGTNSGSVKWDMFHLHD, encoded by the coding sequence ATGTTTCGTATACCGCTCGATTCCCGTATTCGTTCGCTTTCGCTCACCGCCGCATTCGCCACGCTTCTCGCCGCGTCGGCCGCAGAGGCAAAAGTTCCGACGACGTCCTTCTCGGGTACCATTCGGGACCCGCGAGGCGCATTGCTCATGGACGCGGTCGTTCATGTCGAATACACGTATCGCTCCGATTTGCCGTCGTATTCGCCCGCAACGCCCGGCCCCTGGATTTCCTATGAAGTTCGCGTTTTCGACGTCCCCAAGACCGGCGAAAACTATACCGCGTACGCCGTCCTCCCAGGGTATGAAATGGTCGAGGAACCCGGATTCAATTTGCAGCCCGGCCAGCATCTCGGCAAAGTCGATCTCCGCATGGCAAGCGTGGATCCCGTCGTCAGCGTCAGCGGACGCGTCCTCGATCCCCATGGCATACCCGTTTCCAACGCGCCCGTCGAACTGCGCTATGTGTACCGCACCGATTTGCCCAATGCCGACGTCGCCTACACGGACGCGAACGGATATTACGCGATGACGGTGTACGACGTTCCCGTCACGGGGGAAAACTATGCCGTGCAAATCGACGGCGCGGGCTGTAGCGGGTCGACTCCAATGCTCAATTTGCAGCGCGGCTATGATGAAACCGAAATCGACGTCGCCGTCGATGGCCAATGCGGCGCGGACTTTTACGACCCGTTCGATGGCACGGATTGGAGCCCCTGGCTACCCGGCGGCGCGCAAGGGACGAATATCTCATGGACCCGCACGGGCACCGCGGTCGAGGCATATACCACGGGGTCGAACTTCAGCCCTTCGTTCATATATTTGCCCGAGCAGGGACAGCGCGTCAATTTCACGGTCGAGACGGACATTCTCGGCGAAGGTCCGTATTGCCATTCGTGGTTCACGCGGAGCGGCGGAATTCTCTTCGGTTACGTGCAGGGAAGCACATCGGGATACTGGAGGCTTCACCTCAATGGCGCGTGCAATCAAGCTGGCACCAATGAAACGCGCATGAAACTCGATTGCGTGGGCACCGTGCCCGGATGCGTGTCGGCGCAAAGCGCCGCGCCGGTGACGAATTATTGGAGAGAAAACAATCAACCCGAGCAATACCATCGCCTCGAGGTGGTCGTGAGCAAGGAAGTCAGCGCGAATGGTTGCACCGAGACAAACCCGTGCAGCCGCATTCAGGGGTATTGGAGCGACGAAGCAACGCCAAGGATCGATGTGTACACGGCCCCCGGCGTTGTCGTTCAGGAACGCCAAGTCGGCATCATCCGATCCGGGACGAATAGTGGATCGGTCAAATGGGACATGTTCCACTTGCATGATTGA
- a CDS encoding transposase: MGTGECAVVVQGFNVYAGDAIDGRDRKRVERMCRYLARPPIATVRLTEVGTDLRYELKKAWRDGTRFVTLEPYELIARICAMVPPPRLHMIRFHGVLAPNSALREQVVASARPYVPPNVDAPPDPVQLALFGEHFEKDEAEQTHARRKPWAWLLRHVFAVDVNVCPECAGPMKWRQVALTPHAIREGLARAGLWARGLPKRKRVPLGQLVLPFPKMRRA, translated from the coding sequence ATGGGCACGGGCGAATGCGCGGTGGTGGTGCAGGGTTTCAACGTGTATGCGGGGGATGCGATCGATGGGCGGGATCGCAAGCGAGTGGAGCGGATGTGCCGGTATTTGGCGAGACCTCCGATTGCGACAGTGAGATTGACTGAAGTGGGTACGGACTTGCGTTACGAGCTCAAAAAGGCTTGGCGCGACGGAACGAGATTCGTGACGCTGGAGCCGTACGAATTGATTGCTCGGATATGTGCAATGGTGCCGCCTCCGCGCTTGCACATGATCCGTTTCCACGGGGTATTGGCACCGAATTCGGCATTGCGCGAGCAAGTCGTGGCGTCAGCGCGGCCGTATGTTCCGCCAAATGTGGACGCTCCACCAGATCCGGTCCAGTTGGCGCTATTTGGCGAGCATTTCGAGAAAGACGAAGCAGAACAGACGCACGCACGACGCAAGCCATGGGCGTGGTTGCTCAGACATGTATTCGCGGTGGATGTCAATGTTTGCCCCGAGTGTGCAGGGCCAATGAAATGGCGACAGGTTGCGCTGACGCCGCATGCGATACGCGAAGGTTTGGCGCGTGCGGGGCTATGGGCGCGCGGGCTGCCGAAACGTAAACGAGTGCCCCTTGGGCAACTCGTGCTGCCATTTCCGAAGATGCGTCGGGCGTGA
- a CDS encoding NAD-dependent deacylase, producing MTSQSDRLNFQSKLSSSRKITILTGAGVSAESGIATFRGAGGFWRRYQAQDLASPEAWERDPGLVWEFYNYRRSASRDAVPNPAHRAIAMLEARWRNAGGTFTVLTQNIDDLHEQAGSQSVVHLHGSIWHVRCLACGEVEPNRNIPITAAYEGSGSPDPEARSRRFTEADLPHCHCGGLQRPHVVWFGEMLESKNLIAAANAIDECNLLLVVGTSAVVHPAAGFVDVAKQFGTTIAEANIEASAVNDLCDYFFEGKAGEMLPSLLDVEPTWG from the coding sequence ATGACTTCTCAATCGGATCGATTGAACTTTCAATCCAAACTCAGCTCTTCCCGCAAGATCACCATCCTCACCGGGGCGGGAGTCTCCGCCGAGTCAGGCATTGCCACATTTCGTGGTGCCGGCGGATTCTGGCGTCGTTACCAAGCGCAAGACCTCGCGTCACCCGAAGCCTGGGAGCGCGATCCAGGGCTCGTTTGGGAATTTTACAATTATCGACGCTCCGCATCTCGCGACGCTGTGCCAAACCCCGCGCACCGAGCGATTGCCATGCTCGAAGCCCGCTGGCGCAATGCGGGCGGCACGTTTACGGTGCTCACACAAAACATCGACGATTTGCATGAGCAAGCGGGCTCCCAAAGTGTCGTTCACCTCCATGGGTCGATATGGCACGTGCGCTGCTTGGCGTGCGGTGAAGTCGAACCCAATCGAAATATCCCGATTACAGCCGCATATGAAGGCAGCGGTTCACCCGATCCGGAAGCCCGCTCGCGCCGCTTTACCGAGGCTGACTTGCCCCATTGTCATTGCGGTGGTCTGCAACGGCCACACGTCGTCTGGTTCGGCGAAATGCTCGAGTCGAAAAATTTGATTGCTGCAGCGAATGCCATTGACGAATGCAACCTCCTGTTGGTCGTCGGCACGTCGGCCGTCGTGCACCCAGCGGCAGGCTTCGTCGATGTGGCAAAACAATTTGGCACGACCATCGCCGAAGCGAACATCGAAGCGAGCGCCGTCAATGACCTGTGCGACTACTTTTTCGAAGGCAAGGCAGGTGAAATGCTGCCCTCGCTGCTCGATGTCGAGCCCACGTGGGGATGA
- a CDS encoding transposase, whose amino-acid sequence MSYARKILPGKTYMVTRRTICRYFLLRPDDEMRELVEYSLALAARDYRVKVHAFCAMSTHIHLVVTDPHGVLPFFLAYFHRFVAMGTKVLRRWEGSIWDSDAPSVVELLTRKAIVEKIAYVLANPVAAGAVLDPDEWPGAKTYFDATKWPEVVELPIDLPPMIAEADAEAFRDDVAQALAREVEEARKTIAPENVLGPKRAATISTETRSKAPEPMRKLNPTFAAGRGCGAIAAAAARAVKAFRAAYRAALERWCMGDRDVAFPEGTWWMRVFHSVNIGGSS is encoded by the coding sequence ATGTCATACGCTCGAAAGATTCTTCCCGGCAAGACTTATATGGTGACGCGACGCACCATATGTCGATATTTTTTGCTTCGTCCCGATGATGAAATGAGGGAGCTCGTCGAGTATTCGTTGGCGCTCGCTGCGCGCGATTACCGCGTGAAGGTGCATGCATTTTGCGCAATGTCGACGCACATTCACCTCGTCGTGACGGATCCGCACGGAGTGCTCCCGTTTTTCCTGGCCTACTTTCATCGATTCGTCGCAATGGGAACGAAGGTGCTCCGCCGCTGGGAAGGCTCGATTTGGGATTCCGACGCACCGAGCGTCGTGGAATTGTTGACGCGAAAAGCGATTGTCGAAAAAATCGCGTACGTGCTCGCGAATCCCGTCGCAGCGGGGGCGGTGCTCGATCCGGATGAATGGCCAGGGGCGAAAACATATTTCGACGCAACGAAGTGGCCGGAGGTGGTGGAGTTGCCCATCGACCTACCGCCGATGATTGCAGAAGCGGATGCGGAAGCATTTCGGGACGACGTTGCGCAAGCATTGGCGCGTGAAGTGGAGGAGGCTCGGAAAACCATTGCGCCTGAAAACGTGCTGGGGCCAAAACGAGCGGCAACGATTTCGACGGAAACACGGTCGAAGGCGCCCGAGCCAATGCGCAAGCTGAATCCGACGTTTGCGGCAGGTCGAGGTTGCGGCGCCATTGCGGCTGCCGCAGCGCGCGCGGTGAAGGCGTTTCGCGCGGCCTATCGCGCAGCGCTCGAGCGGTGGTGCATGGGAGACCGCGACGTGGCGTTTCCTGAGGGAACATGGTGGATGCGCGTGTTCCATTCGGTAAACATCGGCGGCAGCAGTTGA
- a CDS encoding DUF938 domain-containing protein, with protein sequence MKYHAPAADRNKGPIFEILRDFLIDEPFLTKPEVVLTIAEGSGQHVVHFAQNLPHATFQPTDVDPQALSSIQAYVDEAHCKNVLPPLALDVMSDDWPVNYADLIVCINMIHISPWAATEGLFRGVARILRPDGYLVTYGPYRFSGKFTARSNKEFDESLRARNPEWGVRDVDDLENVAQSVGMVHEGTMPMPANNHCLIFHKPG encoded by the coding sequence ATGAAATATCACGCCCCCGCCGCGGATCGCAACAAGGGACCGATTTTCGAGATTCTGCGCGACTTTTTGATCGATGAGCCATTTTTGACGAAGCCCGAGGTTGTCTTGACCATCGCCGAGGGGTCGGGGCAACATGTCGTGCACTTTGCCCAAAACCTGCCTCACGCCACGTTTCAACCGACGGATGTCGATCCGCAAGCTTTGTCGAGCATTCAGGCATACGTCGACGAAGCGCACTGCAAGAATGTTCTTCCTCCACTTGCGCTCGATGTCATGTCGGACGATTGGCCTGTGAATTACGCGGATCTGATCGTGTGCATCAACATGATTCACATTTCGCCATGGGCGGCGACGGAAGGGTTATTTCGAGGCGTCGCGCGCATTCTTCGGCCGGATGGATATTTGGTCACGTACGGTCCTTATCGTTTTTCAGGAAAATTTACTGCGCGGAGCAACAAAGAATTCGACGAATCGCTGCGAGCTCGAAATCCCGAATGGGGCGTACGCGACGTGGACGATTTGGAAAATGTTGCGCAATCCGTGGGCATGGTGCACGAAGGGACGATGCCGATGCCCGCGAACAACCATTGCCTGATTTTTCACAAGCCGGGATGA